The Chloroflexota bacterium DNA segment CTGAGGCAAAAAGGATAATGGATTTTCACCATTTAAGACGGGTGCCTGTGGTGGACAAAGGGAGGCTTGTGGGGATAGTTAGCCGTGACGCTTTGGATAAGTCCGGGCCATCCAAGCTGACCACCTTCAGTATCCATGAACTCAGCTACCTGTTGACCAAGATCACTGTAAAGGAGGTCATGGTCACGGACCTGGTTATAGTTTCCCCGGACACGACCGTGGAAGAGGCGGTGACCCTCTCCCAGGGCAGAGGGGTTGGGTCTGCGCTGGTGGTGGAGGACGGGCGCTTGGTGGGGATAGCCACGACCAATGATTTCTTTTACAAAATAGTGAACCCCATTCTGGGCGTAGGCAAATCAGGCAGCCGGGTTTATGTCCACAAATGCGGCCATGCTGCTGAAGTGGCCAAGATACTCAATACCATTACCCAACTAGGATTAGATATTATCACCATGTTCACCATACCGCACCCGCAGACGGGAGAGCAGGACCTCACCCTTCATCTGAATACCGCTGACCCATCCAGTGTGATTCGGGAATTGAAGCGTCTGGGCTACGAGGTGCACGAGAGAGCACGATAGCAGTCCGATTAGTTTCTTAGGAAGCATAAGTTCTCACCCGGCTGTGCGGTCCATATCTGTGTTGAAATTAGTCGTGATGTCATTGCGAGCGGAGCGAAGCAATCTCTTGTAGCCCTCTTGGGATTGCTTCGTCGTTCGCTTCAAGCGGA contains these protein-coding regions:
- a CDS encoding CBS domain-containing protein; this translates as MFIRDVMTTNVVTIPSSTSLAEAKRIMDFHHLRRVPVVDKGRLVGIVSRDALDKSGPSKLTTFSIHELSYLLTKITVKEVMVTDLVIVSPDTTVEEAVTLSQGRGVGSALVVEDGRLVGIATTNDFFYKIVNPILGVGKSGSRVYVHKCGHAAEVAKILNTITQLGLDIITMFTIPHPQTGEQDLTLHLNTADPSSVIRELKRLGYEVHERAR